Proteins encoded within one genomic window of Candidatus Binatia bacterium:
- the dnaA gene encoding chromosomal replication initiator protein DnaA yields the protein MQSMWDKVLDELRVRVGERNFETWLRPVRVREEKRDAIVLEVPNAFFREWLERHFRSDIEEVLGKISGRKARLRWVVGGATEDENPLRRGPLPSRAETPGSSRKPVLGRLVPGYTFATFVVGESNQAAHGAAVEVARDPGKKYNPLFVWGGVGLGKTHLINALGAEFLERSRNGRLGCLSAEDFVNEMIASIRNDQMNEFRDRYRKLDVLILDDVQFLAGKDRTQEEFFHTFNALQRDGRQVVLTSDKPPSEIAGLEQKLRSRFQGGLIAEIHPPTFEMKVSILIKKAEARGVALPGEVAAYLAEHAGETVRELEGALNNLLATAEFCGASLGLDLARKVVPEKRGEPGAVSLRTILSRVASEFRVTVADLRSHRRNRTLNHARQVAMYLCREWAHLPYARIGEEFGGRDHSTVMHAVRAIERRRGADPATASLLSRLEGGLPKRAEKKSERLRSFRERGGTGVG from the coding sequence ATGCAAAGCATGTGGGACAAGGTGTTGGACGAGCTCCGTGTTCGTGTGGGAGAGCGGAACTTCGAGACATGGCTCCGACCGGTGCGCGTTCGCGAGGAGAAGCGAGACGCGATCGTGCTGGAGGTTCCGAACGCATTTTTTCGGGAATGGCTCGAACGCCACTTCCGTTCGGACATCGAGGAGGTGCTCGGAAAAATTTCGGGAAGAAAGGCGCGGCTTCGGTGGGTGGTCGGCGGAGCCACGGAAGACGAGAATCCGCTACGGCGCGGACCTCTCCCTTCTCGCGCGGAGACGCCGGGAAGCAGTAGGAAACCGGTCCTCGGAAGGCTCGTGCCCGGATACACGTTCGCCACGTTCGTGGTCGGGGAATCGAACCAAGCAGCGCACGGCGCGGCCGTCGAGGTGGCGCGAGATCCGGGAAAAAAATACAACCCTCTTTTCGTGTGGGGCGGAGTCGGCCTGGGGAAGACGCACCTGATCAACGCCCTCGGTGCCGAGTTCCTCGAGCGAAGTCGAAACGGTCGTCTCGGCTGTCTTTCCGCGGAAGACTTCGTGAACGAGATGATCGCTTCGATCCGGAACGACCAGATGAACGAGTTCCGGGACCGCTACCGGAAGCTCGACGTCCTGATCCTGGACGACGTGCAGTTCCTGGCCGGCAAGGACCGGACGCAGGAGGAATTTTTCCACACCTTCAACGCGCTCCAACGCGACGGCCGGCAGGTGGTTCTCACCTCGGACAAGCCTCCGTCCGAGATTGCGGGCCTCGAGCAGAAACTCCGGAGCCGCTTCCAGGGAGGTCTGATTGCCGAGATCCACCCTCCGACCTTCGAGATGAAGGTCTCGATCCTGATCAAAAAAGCCGAGGCACGGGGAGTGGCGCTGCCCGGCGAGGTGGCGGCATACCTCGCCGAGCACGCCGGCGAGACCGTGCGGGAGCTCGAAGGAGCTCTCAACAACCTGCTCGCGACGGCGGAGTTCTGCGGGGCTTCTCTCGGTCTCGACCTGGCACGAAAAGTCGTGCCCGAAAAAAGGGGAGAGCCCGGGGCGGTTTCGCTGCGCACGATTCTGAGTCGCGTGGCGTCCGAGTTCCGGGTCACGGTAGCCGACCTGAGATCTCACCGGCGGAACAGGACGTTGAACCACGCGCGTCAGGTGGCGATGTACCTCTGCAGGGAGTGGGCGCATCTTCCGTACGCTCGAATCGGGGAGGAGTTCGGAGGCCGGGATCACTCGACGGTGATGCACGCGGTGCGGGCGATCGAGCGTCGCAGGGGGGCCGACCCGGCCACGGCCTCCCTTCTTTCCCGCCTCGAAGGGGGACTGCCGAAGAGAGCGGAGAAGAAATCCGAGAGACTTCGCTCCTTCCGGGAGAGGGGCGGGACGGGTGTGGGGTAG
- the moaA gene encoding cyclic pyranopterin monophosphate synthase, protein MPRDGFGREIDYLRISLIDHCNLRCVYCMPLNGIQFTPPAELLGPDEIERVVRVATRVGFRKFRLTGGEPTLRSDLVEIVGRIASVPGVADLSMTTNGILLPRLAKPLAEAGLRRVNVHIDSLHPGRLQRIMRFGTVEEIRAGIEAAEEAGLVPIKLNAVVARGYNDEDVVDLARLTLERDWHVRFIELMPLGGGECAKVAVTQFVSNQEVRARIEAELGPLAPLPPSHPSEESENFRLPGARGVVGFISPVSRPYCGSCNRMRLTADGRFHLCLLRETELDVRAALRRGDDEAVAEILLRAVRHKPSGHALEAGVAPEERSMYQLGG, encoded by the coding sequence ATGCCCCGCGACGGTTTCGGCCGGGAGATCGACTACCTCAGGATTTCGCTCATCGATCACTGCAACTTGCGTTGCGTTTACTGCATGCCGCTCAACGGCATCCAGTTCACGCCGCCCGCGGAACTTCTCGGGCCGGACGAAATCGAACGCGTGGTCCGCGTCGCGACCCGTGTAGGCTTCCGCAAGTTCCGGCTCACCGGTGGCGAGCCCACGCTCCGGTCCGACCTCGTCGAAATCGTGGGGCGCATCGCGTCCGTCCCGGGTGTCGCGGACCTCTCGATGACCACGAACGGGATCCTCCTCCCGCGTCTCGCCAAGCCGCTCGCCGAGGCCGGTCTGCGTCGCGTCAACGTGCACATCGACAGCCTCCACCCGGGCCGCCTCCAGCGCATCATGCGTTTCGGTACCGTCGAGGAAATCCGCGCCGGAATCGAGGCGGCAGAAGAGGCGGGACTCGTCCCGATCAAACTCAACGCCGTGGTTGCCCGAGGGTACAACGACGAGGACGTCGTCGATCTCGCGCGGCTCACGCTCGAGCGCGACTGGCACGTCCGCTTCATCGAACTCATGCCGCTCGGTGGCGGCGAATGCGCCAAGGTCGCCGTCACGCAGTTCGTCTCGAACCAGGAGGTCCGGGCACGCATCGAAGCCGAGCTCGGTCCGCTCGCGCCGCTGCCGCCGTCGCACCCGTCCGAAGAATCGGAGAATTTCCGCCTCCCCGGGGCACGCGGCGTGGTGGGTTTCATCTCCCCCGTGAGCCGCCCGTACTGCGGGAGCTGCAACCGCATGCGGCTCACGGCCGACGGGCGCTTTCACCTCTGCCTGTTGCGGGAAACCGAACTCGACGTGAGGGCAGCCTTGCGGAGGGGAGACGACGAAGCGGTGGCCGAGATCCTCCTGCGGGCCGTCCGCCACAAGCCGTCGGGGCACGCGCTCGAGGCGGGCGTGGCACCCGAAGAGCGCAGCATGTACCAGCTCGGCGGCTGA
- a CDS encoding 3-oxoacyl-[acyl-carrier-protein] synthase 2 translates to MSLGRRVVVTGMGLVTPLGVGVEPNWQALLEGRSGVGPITRFDASDFPVRIAAEVKDFRVEDFLEKREARRMDRFSHFAVAAARMAVENSGLQLEPDARERAGIVLGVGMGGIETIEENLFAYFRDGLKRVSPFFVPRLIANMASGQLAIHLGWKGPNYVTTSACASGNHAIGEAFHRIRDGYAEVMLAGGSEAAVTPLGVGGFAVMKALSTRNDEPERASRPFDRGRDGFVVGEGAAILVLEELGFALRRKARILGEILGYGATADAHHITAPAPEGEGAARCLVETLRDAGLEPRDVDYINAHGTSTPYNDIVETQAIKKVFGEHAYRLAVSSTKSQTGHLLGAAGAVEAAYTLLALSRGVLPATWNYEDPDPECDLDYVPNRPRPADIRVAISNSFGFGGTNACLAFRRWGPS, encoded by the coding sequence ATGAGTCTCGGCCGCCGTGTGGTCGTGACCGGGATGGGGCTCGTCACCCCTCTGGGCGTGGGCGTCGAGCCGAACTGGCAGGCGCTGCTCGAGGGGCGTTCGGGCGTGGGTCCCATCACGCGATTCGACGCCTCGGATTTTCCGGTCCGGATCGCCGCCGAGGTGAAGGACTTCCGCGTGGAGGACTTCCTCGAGAAACGGGAAGCGCGCCGGATGGACCGGTTCTCCCATTTCGCGGTTGCGGCAGCTCGTATGGCCGTCGAAAATTCCGGCTTGCAGCTCGAGCCGGACGCGCGGGAGCGCGCCGGTATCGTCCTCGGCGTGGGAATGGGCGGGATCGAAACGATCGAGGAAAACCTCTTCGCCTATTTCCGAGACGGTCTCAAACGCGTGAGCCCGTTTTTCGTCCCCCGGCTGATCGCCAACATGGCTTCCGGTCAGCTCGCCATCCATCTGGGCTGGAAGGGCCCCAACTACGTGACGACGAGCGCCTGTGCTTCCGGCAACCACGCGATCGGCGAGGCCTTCCACAGGATCCGCGACGGTTACGCCGAGGTCATGCTCGCCGGTGGCTCGGAGGCGGCCGTCACGCCGCTCGGCGTCGGTGGATTTGCCGTCATGAAGGCCCTCTCGACCCGCAACGACGAGCCCGAGCGGGCCAGCCGGCCGTTCGACCGCGGCCGGGACGGGTTCGTGGTGGGCGAAGGGGCAGCGATCCTGGTGCTCGAGGAGCTCGGGTTCGCTCTCCGGAGAAAGGCCCGGATCTTGGGCGAGATCCTGGGTTACGGAGCCACGGCGGACGCGCACCACATCACCGCACCTGCGCCCGAGGGCGAAGGCGCGGCCCGGTGCCTCGTCGAGACGCTCCGAGATGCCGGCCTCGAACCCCGGGACGTCGACTACATCAACGCGCACGGTACCTCGACCCCGTACAACGACATCGTCGAGACGCAGGCCATCAAGAAAGTCTTCGGGGAGCACGCGTATCGGCTCGCCGTGAGCTCCACGAAATCGCAGACGGGGCATCTCCTCGGTGCGGCCGGCGCCGTGGAAGCGGCGTACACGCTTCTCGCGCTTTCGCGGGGCGTGCTTCCCGCCACGTGGAATTACGAAGATCCCGACCCCGAGTGCGACCTCGACTACGTGCCCAACCGGCCTCGGCCGGCGGACATTCGGGTGGCGATTTCCAACTCGTTCGGCTTCGGCGGCACGAACGCGTGTCTCGCCTTCCGGCGCTGGGGTCCTTCGTGA
- a CDS encoding ACP synthase translates to MLGVVGITDYGFYVPRYRLERSEIARSWGRRGGKGERAVANYDEDSFTLATEAASRCLEGGTGSPDAVFFASTSSPYGEKQVASYVATVCDLPRGLWSADFTGSARAGLSAVLAAWHAVASGRCRDVLVTAADVRVAEVEGELEAWFGDGAAALRVGRDGVLAEFVDSASVSEEFTHFWRLDDSRTVRVFSGRFSDTYGYVRDVSEAARALVDRHRLGKTSLRLVVASTGSRAALDLAKALGLDPERQLVTPPYDRLGSTGVADPLFALVRGLETSSAGDRLLLAGYGEGADVLLLRVHRKVQKPALENHLGDRLPLPSYAKYLKFRRLLPFEETGEAITNVLEFKELEQDVRLHGNRCRHCGLVQYPMARVCLGCRRPDGLEPHKLERRGEIFTFTVDHLIANVELPLPMLVVELNGGGRLYVQGTDMTEEEARVGKPVVLTFRRLHDGGGNHNYFWKARPPR, encoded by the coding sequence GTGCTAGGCGTGGTCGGGATCACGGACTACGGGTTCTACGTACCGCGGTACCGTCTCGAGCGGTCCGAGATCGCCCGCTCCTGGGGAAGGCGCGGCGGCAAGGGCGAACGAGCGGTAGCCAATTACGACGAGGACTCGTTCACGCTCGCCACCGAGGCGGCCTCCCGTTGCCTCGAGGGCGGCACCGGGTCTCCCGATGCCGTTTTCTTTGCGAGTACCTCCTCGCCTTATGGCGAAAAGCAAGTCGCGAGCTACGTGGCCACCGTTTGCGACCTGCCGCGAGGGCTCTGGAGTGCGGACTTCACCGGGTCCGCCCGAGCCGGCCTTTCCGCGGTCCTGGCGGCCTGGCACGCCGTGGCGAGCGGACGTTGCCGTGACGTCCTCGTCACGGCAGCCGACGTTCGCGTCGCGGAGGTGGAGGGGGAACTCGAAGCATGGTTCGGAGACGGCGCTGCCGCCCTTCGGGTCGGAAGGGACGGTGTCCTGGCCGAGTTCGTGGACTCGGCGAGTGTTTCCGAGGAGTTCACCCACTTCTGGAGACTCGACGACTCCCGTACGGTGCGCGTGTTCTCGGGCAGGTTCTCCGACACGTACGGGTACGTCCGCGACGTGAGCGAGGCAGCCCGTGCCCTCGTCGACCGCCACCGCCTCGGAAAAACTTCGCTGCGGCTCGTGGTGGCTTCCACCGGAAGCCGGGCGGCCCTCGACCTGGCCAAGGCCCTCGGTCTCGACCCCGAACGTCAGCTCGTCACTCCCCCCTACGACCGATTGGGCAGCACGGGCGTCGCGGATCCCCTGTTCGCGCTCGTCCGCGGTCTCGAGACGAGCTCCGCGGGCGACCGGCTTCTCCTTGCGGGATACGGCGAGGGGGCGGATGTCCTGCTCCTGCGGGTGCACCGAAAGGTGCAGAAACCGGCGCTCGAGAACCACCTCGGGGATCGCCTCCCCTTGCCGAGCTACGCGAAGTACCTGAAGTTCCGGCGGCTTCTGCCGTTCGAAGAGACCGGAGAGGCGATCACGAACGTCCTCGAGTTCAAGGAACTCGAGCAGGACGTGCGGCTCCACGGCAACCGCTGCCGCCACTGCGGTCTCGTGCAGTACCCGATGGCACGCGTTTGCCTCGGCTGCCGCCGCCCCGACGGACTCGAGCCGCACAAGCTCGAGCGGCGGGGGGAAATTTTCACCTTCACGGTGGACCACCTGATCGCGAACGTGGAGCTGCCGCTCCCCATGCTGGTGGTGGAGCTGAACGGCGGGGGGCGGCTCTACGTGCAGGGCACGGACATGACGGAGGAAGAGGCCCGCGTCGGCAAGCCGGTCGTTCTCACCTTCCGGCGTTTGCACGACGGGGGAGGGAACCACAATTATTTCTGGAAGGCGCGCCCGCCGCGTTGA